In one window of Nocardiopsis aegyptia DNA:
- a CDS encoding helix-turn-helix domain-containing protein has translation MPQEQHGPIASRLLLGKALQQLRSEAGMSGAEVAKEMGFGAAKLSKIERGQAPITKADLHLFFEVLKVSEDVRPTLLELGTQSRRPRRNRTNTSEQELPGKNFERYLGLEEIAIGVKDWHPYLIPGLLQTPEYARALISANPLLLPDQVEYLVELRKERQHALHREAEPLQLWSIVEEYALRRVIGGKQTRDGQLRHLLTMGQKPNINIQVIPDSAGAHAGLDGAFAILDAGNHLPPVVYIDSRGMNTYVEGVTDLAMYKATYDQIQSSALSPVQSAAVIAAILEEPE, from the coding sequence ATGCCTCAGGAGCAGCACGGCCCGATCGCCAGCCGCCTTCTGCTCGGCAAGGCCCTGCAACAGCTCCGCAGCGAAGCCGGGATGAGCGGTGCCGAGGTCGCCAAGGAGATGGGATTCGGCGCCGCCAAGCTCTCGAAGATCGAGCGGGGCCAGGCGCCGATCACCAAGGCCGACCTGCACCTCTTCTTCGAGGTACTCAAGGTCAGCGAAGACGTCCGGCCCACGCTGCTCGAACTCGGCACGCAGTCCCGCCGGCCCCGTCGCAACCGCACCAACACCTCCGAGCAGGAGCTGCCGGGGAAGAACTTCGAGAGGTACCTGGGACTCGAAGAGATCGCGATCGGCGTCAAGGACTGGCACCCGTACCTGATCCCCGGACTCCTGCAGACGCCCGAGTACGCGCGTGCACTGATCTCGGCGAACCCCCTGCTCCTGCCTGACCAAGTGGAGTACCTGGTGGAGCTGCGCAAGGAACGGCAGCACGCTCTGCATCGGGAGGCGGAGCCGCTACAACTGTGGTCGATAGTGGAGGAGTACGCTCTCCGCCGCGTCATCGGAGGCAAGCAGACTCGGGATGGCCAGCTTCGCCACTTGCTCACCATGGGACAGAAGCCCAACATCAACATCCAGGTCATCCCGGACTCAGCGGGCGCTCACGCCGGGCTGGACGGGGCCTTCGCCATCCTCGACGCCGGAAACCACCTGCCGCCCGTGGTCTACATCGACAGCCGAGGCATGAACACCTACGTGGAAGGCGTCACCGACCTGGCGATGTACAAGGCGACCTACGACCAGATCCAGTCCTCCGCACTGTCGCCGGTACAGTCGGCCGCAGTGATCGCGGCGATTCTGGAGGAACCGGAATGA
- a CDS encoding DUF397 domain-containing protein: MRWTKSSYSSTGATCVQVRAPRAGLTEIGDTKNPDGPSLTVPNDDWDHFLDQVAMGGTDFGRLHPEFLPGGGFALTDTNRPGAPVLTYTQAEWDAFKLGVEAGELRSGNPRGTLVKA, translated from the coding sequence ATGAGATGGACGAAGTCGAGCTACAGCAGCACGGGAGCGACTTGTGTCCAGGTGCGCGCCCCGCGCGCGGGCTTGACCGAGATCGGTGACACCAAGAACCCCGACGGCCCCAGCCTCACCGTTCCCAACGACGACTGGGACCACTTCCTGGACCAGGTCGCCATGGGCGGCACTGACTTCGGCCGACTTCACCCCGAGTTCCTCCCCGGCGGCGGATTCGCGCTCACCGACACGAACAGGCCCGGTGCCCCAGTCCTCACCTACACCCAGGCCGAATGGGACGCCTTCAAACTCGGCGTCGAGGCTGGCGAACTCCGCAGCGGCAATCCCCGTGGCACACTCGTCAAGGCGTAG